One window of the Actinomyces wuliandei genome contains the following:
- a CDS encoding NADH-quinone oxidoreductase subunit M — protein sequence MQTLPATLPVLTIMAVLPLAGAVLLWVLPPLRRYASLLGLAVSLAVLAVGVWALSMFDLSQAGTVQLAQTTPWIPSFGAYWALGVNGLGLSMLLLGAALVPLVLLASWKEVPQERQALLTGLVLVLEAFVVVIFSARDLFLFYVCFEAMLIPVYFLVGCLGGPGRQRAALKFLLYSLAGGLVMLLGVVMLAIHTSENQVGFLIDTMVGNLTLSPTMSRWLFLSFFIAFAVKAPMVPLHTWLPDTAEQATPGTSVLLIGVLDKIGTYGMVALVLPLFPEASRWASPVVVVLALVSIIYGGLAAIAQDNLYRLIAYTSVSHFGFMVLGIFSGSQVAATGAMVYMVAHGLSIAGLYLVTGFVARRTGTVSISELGGLARVMPLAAGTFLLSGLASIALPGLSGFVPEWMVLTGTFSVSVPLGVAAVAGVVIAAVYVLLPYQRVFTGAPSPDRTGLGDLEGRERLVLVPVVGAMLALGLVPAPLTSLLDDVGGQASTAVSQSTAQTTASAGHQPLHAHAPLPEPRKGA from the coding sequence ATGCAGACTCTTCCCGCAACGCTGCCCGTCCTGACCATCATGGCGGTCCTGCCCCTGGCAGGCGCTGTCCTCCTGTGGGTCCTGCCGCCCCTGCGCCGCTACGCCAGCCTCCTGGGCCTGGCCGTGTCCCTGGCTGTGCTCGCGGTGGGGGTGTGGGCGCTGAGCATGTTCGACCTGTCCCAGGCGGGGACGGTCCAGCTGGCGCAGACCACCCCTTGGATTCCCTCCTTCGGTGCCTACTGGGCTCTTGGCGTCAACGGCCTGGGCCTGTCCATGCTTCTTCTGGGCGCCGCCCTGGTGCCGCTCGTGCTGCTGGCCTCCTGGAAGGAGGTCCCCCAGGAGCGCCAGGCCCTGCTCACCGGCCTGGTCCTGGTCCTGGAGGCCTTCGTGGTGGTTATCTTCAGCGCCCGCGACCTGTTCCTGTTCTACGTCTGCTTCGAGGCGATGCTGATACCGGTCTACTTCCTCGTCGGCTGCCTGGGCGGGCCGGGGCGTCAGCGCGCAGCCCTGAAGTTCCTCCTGTACTCCCTGGCAGGGGGGCTGGTCATGCTCCTGGGCGTGGTCATGCTGGCGATCCACACCTCCGAGAACCAGGTCGGCTTCCTCATCGACACCATGGTGGGCAACCTGACCCTGTCCCCGACCATGTCCCGATGGCTTTTCCTTAGCTTCTTTATCGCCTTCGCCGTCAAGGCACCCATGGTTCCCCTGCACACCTGGCTGCCTGACACCGCCGAGCAGGCCACACCCGGCACCTCGGTCCTCCTCATCGGCGTGCTGGACAAGATCGGCACCTACGGGATGGTCGCCCTGGTCCTGCCGCTGTTCCCCGAGGCCTCCCGCTGGGCCTCCCCGGTTGTGGTGGTGCTGGCCCTGGTCTCGATCATCTACGGCGGCCTGGCGGCGATCGCCCAGGACAACCTCTACCGCCTCATCGCCTACACCTCTGTCAGCCACTTCGGGTTCATGGTGCTGGGCATCTTCAGTGGGAGCCAGGTAGCCGCCACCGGGGCCATGGTCTACATGGTCGCCCACGGCCTGAGCATCGCCGGCCTCTACCTGGTGACCGGCTTCGTCGCCCGGCGCACCGGGACCGTGAGCATCTCCGAGCTCGGCGGGCTGGCTCGTGTCATGCCGCTGGCGGCAGGGACCTTCCTGCTCTCCGGGCTGGCCTCGATCGCCCTGCCGGGACTGTCCGGCTTCGTCCCGGAGTGGATGGTGCTGACCGGGACCTTCTCGGTGTCAGTGCCCCTGGGCGTGGCAGCGGTGGCCGGTGTCGTCATCGCGGCCGTCTACGTCCTGCTGCCCTACCAGCGGGTCTTCACCGGCGCCCCCTCCCCGGACAGGACGGGACTAGGGGACCTGGAGGGCCGTGAGAGGCTGGTCCTGGTCCCGGTCGTGGGGGCCATGCTGGCCCTGGGCCTGGTCCCGGCACCGCTGACCAGCCTCCTCGACGACGTCGGGGGGCAGGCCAGCACGGCTGTGAGCCAGTCGACGGCGCAGACCACGGCCTCTGCGGGGCACCAGCCCCTGCACGCACACGCACCGCTGCCCGAGCCACGGAAGGGAGCCTGA